The DNA sequence GCGCAAGGCCCGCGGCAGCCAGAATGATGGCTGCATACTGGCCATCATCGAGTTTGCGCAGACGCGTCAACACGTTGCCGCGCAGCGGCTCGACCATCAGCGATGGATGGCGCGCGCGCACCTGGCTTGCCCGGCGCAGACTCGACGTGCCGACACAGCCGCCCGCCGGCAGCTCGCCCAGATTCTGGTAACGATTCGAAATGAAAGCGTCGCGCGCATCCTCCCGCTGCATGATTGCCGCCATTGCGAATCCTGGCGGCAAATCCATCGGCACGTCTTTCATCGAATGCACGGCGATGTCGGCTGTGCCGGCCGTCATTGCTTCTTCCAGTTCCTTGACGAACAGCCCTTTTCCACCAATCGCCGACAACGGGGTCTGAAGCTGCCGATCGCCCTGAGTGGTCATCGGCATCAGCGAGACATTCAGCCGTGGATAGAGGTTTTTGATCTGATCCTGGACGAAACGCGCCTGCCAAAGCGCAAGTTCGCTGGCGCGTGTCGCAATGACGATGGAATCTGGATCGGACAAATCTGGCGGCAGATGATGATCGGGCTCGGCGATGAAGCGTTCGACATGACAGCGGGACTGACCGCGCGCCACCCGGACGAGACGAAAACGCGGTTGCGACGAAAAACGCGATTTTAACATGCGCACCATCCGCACCCCCCTGTAAGTTCGTATACTCTTTGGCGACCAAGAGCGTACTTGCGCCCGTCGCAGGCGGGGCGCGGGGAGATGTCGTTTTTATTCAAATGTGCTATATCTTGAGTACCGGCCGCAACCGTCCGGTACTCATATACCAATAGGAGATCTACATGAGCGCAGTCAGAAAGCTTTCGGGTGTCACCATGGCCATCGCGGCCGCCGCTGTTTTTGCTGCGACCGGATGTGCGCATACCCCGGCCTCCACCACCGCGTCCGCAAAAGGCGCTTGTATGGGTGTTAACGCGTGCAAAGGCACCGGCGCGTGCAAAACCGCTCACAACGCGTGCAAAGGCCAAAATGCGTGCAAAGGGCAGGGCTTTATGTCGATGTCGGAAGGTGATTGCAAGACGGCGGGCGGCAAGTTCATCCTCGACCCGACTAAAGGCTAAGCTGTTTGTTCAGACTTTTTTAGACTAGACATCAAACCCCATCTGCGGTCGCAGATGGGGTTTGTGTTGAGCGCTTTCTTACTTGGCGCTTT is a window from the Burkholderiales bacterium genome containing:
- the hemC gene encoding hydroxymethylbilane synthase, with protein sequence MLKSRFSSQPRFRLVRVARGQSRCHVERFIAEPDHHLPPDLSDPDSIVIATRASELALWQARFVQDQIKNLYPRLNVSLMPMTTQGDRQLQTPLSAIGGKGLFVKELEEAMTAGTADIAVHSMKDVPMDLPPGFAMAAIMQREDARDAFISNRYQNLGELPAGGCVGTSSLRRASQVRARHPSLMVEPLRGNVLTRLRKLDDGQYAAIILAAAGLARLGLGARIGSLLSIEESLPAVGQGALGIECLAERNDLVTLVQPLNHLPSSLCVRAERAMSRALAGNCQVPLGAYAVLHEDRIAMSGFVASPDGGKLLRADSEGAASDPETVGADLARCLRAQGADAILSLCDALSH